Proteins co-encoded in one Halorussus lipolyticus genomic window:
- a CDS encoding plastocyanin/azurin family copper-binding protein: MGGDSSTAVSRRGFLGVAAGTVASSYAAGKAEASVQDNQRVIDMTDGLVFDPDEATVTPGTTVVWENVGSVGHSVTAYEDEIPDEADYFASGGFDSEEAARSAYPEGDVPGGESYQYTFEVEGTYGYFCIPHETAGMIAELTVSADAGGEGGGDGGGVPGIPESARVVGIVTMAAMISVIALAYFFMKYGGDYEAE; the protein is encoded by the coding sequence ATGGGGGGAGACAGTTCGACCGCAGTTTCTCGGCGCGGATTTCTCGGGGTGGCCGCAGGAACCGTGGCCTCGTCCTACGCCGCGGGCAAAGCCGAGGCCAGTGTGCAGGACAATCAGCGCGTCATCGACATGACCGACGGCCTCGTCTTCGACCCGGACGAGGCCACCGTCACGCCCGGAACCACCGTCGTCTGGGAGAACGTCGGGAGCGTCGGCCACTCCGTGACCGCCTACGAGGACGAGATTCCCGACGAAGCCGACTACTTCGCGTCAGGGGGATTCGACAGCGAGGAGGCCGCCCGGAGCGCCTACCCGGAGGGCGACGTTCCCGGTGGCGAGTCGTACCAGTACACCTTCGAAGTCGAAGGGACCTACGGCTACTTCTGCATCCCGCACGAGACGGCCGGGATGATTGCGGAACTCACCGTCTCGGCCGACGCGGGCGGGGAAGGCGGCGGCGACGGCGGCGGCGTCCCCGGAATCCCGGAGAGCGCGCGGGTCGTCGGCATCGTCACGATGGCCGCGATGATTTCTGTCATCGCGCTCGCCTACTTCTTCATGAAGTACGGCGGCGACTACGAGGCGGAGTAG